A single window of Salvia splendens isolate huo1 chromosome 6, SspV2, whole genome shotgun sequence DNA harbors:
- the LOC121809123 gene encoding B3 domain-containing protein REM20-like — MANNDERDYLRLPSFFKRFSEETSMDELRLPPEFVAAHGQELPFDCRLVMARGRQWPVRLLRIASGCHFHVGWAQFRIHNRIVHEDLLTFTLVDVGVFQVKRYKGGSGCPPQSDVEPVDDEFSDNSYTEDVDTSDDYEPSETEVDTSDDDDYASDAGVLEDDGCPTFTVTLSRANISRTLEIPFAVWQRHIRMAALFDPVYFNVDGETWLVKLAHSASKIWVKRGWRRFKEANRLAVGHRCHFKLIDRNEIIFYVWFDRT, encoded by the exons ATGGCCAACAACGATGAAAGGGATTACCTTAGGCTTCCCTCATTCTTCAAAAGGTTCTCGGAGGAGACAAGCATGGATGAGTTG CGACTTCCACCAGAGTTTGTTGCGGCCCATGGACAGGAGCTCCCTTTTGACTGCCGCCTTGTGATGGCTAGGGGCAGGCAATGGCCTGTACGCCTCCTTCGGATCGCTAGTGGCTGCCACTTCCATGTTGGGTGGGCGCAATTCCGTATCCACAACAGGATTGTCCATGAGGACTTGCTCACATTCACGTTGGTGGACGTGGGGGTTTTCCAAGTCAAAAGATACAAGGGGGGTAGTGGATGCCCCCCTCAAAGTGATGTAGAAC CTGTAGATGACGAATTTTCGGACAACAGTTACACTGAGGATGTGGATACCTCGGACGACTACGAGCCGTCGGAGACTGAGGTTGATACGTCGGATGATGACGACTATGCGTCTGACGCAGGAGTGTTAGAAGACGACGGCTGCCCAACTTTCACCGTGACTCTGTCGCGTGCCAACATAAGCCGCACACTGGAGATCCCCTTTGCGGTTTGGCAACGCCATATTCGTATGGCAGCCCTTTTTGACCCCGTGTACTTCAATGTGGATGGAGAAACATGGTTGGTCAAGCTTGCTCATAGCGCTTCGAAAATTTGGGTGAAGCGAGGATGGCGTCGTTTCAAGGAGGCCAACCGCCTGGCCGTCGGTCATCGTTGTCATTTCAAGCTCATTGACCGTAATGAAATCATCTTTTACGTGTGGTTCGATCGTACTTAA
- the LOC121809124 gene encoding putative nuclease HARBI1: protein MANEDDIPKGERRRHELTTVLILLEEILLNHQINMVLISFIITLIGPETRKRKRLDRVGISPVLDTIPAHVKHLDRLVRVTDRACVDNLRMDRNTFGRLCRILRDRVGLIDQKFVTVEEQVAMFLCVLSHHTKARIVGFRFMRSSQTVSKYIHTVLRGLLTLHNLFLVKPTPIDEACSDRRWNWFQGCLGALDGTYINVRVPVADAPRYRNRKGQITTNTLAVCDPHLRFTYILPGWEGSAGDSRILRDAVSSPIGLKVPKGCYYLCDNAYANAEGFMTPYKGVRYHLKEWGPGRQAPQNPEELFNLRHTKARNVIERSFAVLKMRWGILRSASFYPIEVQTGLIIACFLLHNYIRGEMVVDPIEAELSNEANDEEEIEADTANSEHISSVEPSTAWTKKRDDLARAMWAERTAM, encoded by the exons ATGGCTAATGAGGACGACATACCTAAG GGTGAACGTAGGCGTCATGAATTGACAACCGTGTTGATTTTATTGGAGGAAATACTTCTGAATCATCAAATCAATATGGTGCTCATATCTTTTATAATCACCCTCATTGGCCCAGAAACTCGCAAGCGCAAACGATTAGATAGGGTTGGAATTTCTCCTGTGCTCGACACAATACCTGCTCATGTTAAGCATTTAGATAGACTTGTTCGTGTCACTGATCGGGCATGTGTGGATAACTTACGGATGGATAGGAACACATTTGGGCGTCTTTGTCGTATTCTGCGTGATCGTGTAGGCTTGATAGACCAGAAATTCGTCACTGTAGAAGAACAAGTTGCTATGTTTCTGTGTGTTCTTTCCCACCACACAAAAGCTCGGATAGTTGGATTCAGATTCATGCGGTCATCACAAACCGTGTCAAAGTACATACACACTGTGCTACGTGGGCTGCTGACGCTACACAATCTTTTTTTAGTGAAGCCCACTCCTATAGATGAGGCTTGCTCTGACCGGCGTTGGAATTGGTTTCAG GGATGTCTTGGCGCATTAGATGGAACCTATATCAACGTCCGAGTTCCGGTTGCTGACGCACCTCGTTACAGAAATAGGAAAGGGCAAATCACGACAAACACACTTGCCGTATGTGACCCACACCTACGCTTCACTTACATTCTGCCAGGATGGGAGGGATCCGCTGGTGATTCAAGGATTTTGCGGGATGCAGTTAGTAGTCCTATCGGTCTAAAAGTGCCTAAAG GTTGTTACTACCTCTGCGATAACGCTTATGCCAATGCCGAGGGGTTTATGACGCCCTATAAAGGAGTGCGTTATCATTTGAAGGAATGGGGCCCTGGTAGGCAAGCACCTCAAAACCCGGAAGAGCTGTTCAACTTGAGACACACAAAGGCCCGAAATGTCATCGAACGATCGTTTGCGGTGCTGAAAATGCGATGGGGCATACTCCGCTCTGCAAGTTTCTACCCGATAGAGGTTCAAACGGGTTTGATCATAGCATGCTTCTTACTACACAACTACATCAGAGGTGAAATGGTTGTTGATCCAATTGAGGCAGAGTTGAGCAATGAAGCAAATGATGAGGAAGAAATTGAGGCTGATACGGCTAATAGTGAACATATCAGTAGCGTTGAGCCTTCAACAGCGTGGACCAAGAAACGAGATGATCTTGCAAGAGCTATGTGGGCGGAGAGAACTGCAATGTAA
- the LOC121806714 gene encoding bifunctional riboflavin biosynthesis protein RIBA 1, chloroplastic-like isoform X1, with amino-acid sequence MASINFSCTSTSLSRSGSRLFNGLLRGNIQYVNGHGVEVLKQPNAKFDSFRVKASGKISDLSGGVEIQSDSVALGALAADMAPTASGFPLESDEFDLDMPSEGFSSIPEAIKDIREGKMVVVVDDEDRENEGDLIMAASKVTPEAMAFFVKYGTGIVCVSMKEEDLERLQLPLMVNHKENEEKLCTAFTVSVDAKHGTTTGVSARDRAATILALASKDSKPEDFNRPGHIFPLKYREGGVLKRAGHTEAAVDLAMLAGSDPAGVLCEIVDDDGSMARLPRLMQFVQQENLKIISIADLIRYRRKRDRLVERASAARIPTMWGPFTAHCYRSVIDGIEHIAMVKGEIGDGQDILVRVHSECLTGDIFGSARCDCGNQLSLAMQQIEAAGRGVLVYLRGHEGRGIGLGHKLRAYNLQDAGRDTVEANEELGLPVDSREYGIGAQILRDLGVRTMKLMTNNPAKYIGLKGYGLAVAGRVPLVTPITKDNERYLETKRAKMGHDYGLDANGNPALISNKNGRTSGETAAASDS; translated from the exons ATGGCTTCCATTAATTTTTCTTGCACATCGACTTCGCTTTCTCGCTCTGG TTCCAGACTGTTCAATGGTCTGCTACGAGGAAATATTCAGTATGTGAATGGTCATGGTGTAGAAGTCTTGAAACAGCCCAATGCCAAATTTGACAGTTTTAGAGTCAAGGCCAGTGGGAAAATTAG TGATTTATCTGGTGGAGTGGAGATACAATCTGATTCCGTAGCATTAGGAGCACTTGCAGCTGATATGGCTCCTACAGCTAGTGGATTTCCTCTTGAAAGTGATGAATTTGACTTGGACATGCCATCGGAAGGTTTCTCCAGTATTCCTGAAGCTATTAAAGACATCCGTGAAGGAAAG ATGGTTGTGGTCGTCGATGATGAAGACAGAGAGAACGAAGGAGATCTTATAATGGCTGCATCGAAAGTTACCCCTGAGGCTATGGCGTTCTTTGTGAAGTACGGAACTGGAATTGTTTGTGTGAGCATGAAGGAGGAAGACTTGGAGAGGCTGCAGCTTCCCTTGATGGTAAATCACAAGGAAAACGAGGAGAAGCTCTGTACTGCCTTCACTGTTTCAGTT GATGCGAAACATGGTACCACTACCGGTGTCTCAGCACGTGACCGTGCAGCCACAATACTGGCTCTTGCATCGAAAGATTCAAAGCCAGAGGATTTCAATCGCCCAGGACACATATTTCCACTGAAGTACAGGGAGGGAGGTGTCCTAAAGAGAGCAGGACACACAGAAGCAGCTGTTGACCTTGCTATGTTAGCAGGGTCTGACCCTGCTGGAGTTTTATGTGAGATTGTAGACGATGATGGCTCCATGGCTCGATTACCTAGGCTGATGCAATTTGTTCAGCAAGAGAACCTGAAAATCATATCTATTGCTGATCTGATAAG ATATAGGAGAAAGAGGGATAGGTTAGTGGAGCGTGCTTCCGCTGCTCGTATACCAACTATGTGGGGACCATTTACTGCCCATTGTTACAGGTCTGTAATAGATGGGATTGAACACATTGCAATGGTTAAG GGTGAAATTGGTGATGGTCAAGACATTCTTGTTAGAGTGCACTCAGAATGTCTTACTGGCGACATATTCGGTTCAGCCAGATGTGATTGTGGAAACCAGCTGTCACTTGCAATGCAACAGATTGAGGCAGCTGGGAGGGGTGTTCTAGTTTACCTCCGCGGTCATGAGGGGAGGGGAATTGGTTTAGGCCACAAACTCCGAGCTTACAATTTGCAAGATGCTGGGCGTGACACGGTCGAGGCAAATGAGGAGTTGGGTTTGCCTGTTGATTCAAGGGAATATGGAATTGGTGCACAG ATACTGAGAGATCTTGGGGTTAGAACTATGAAGCTGATGACGAACAATCCTGCAAAGTACATCGGGCTCAAGGGTTATGGTTTGGCTGTTGCAGGCAGGGTTCCCCTTGTGACCCCAATCACCAAGGATAACGAGAGATATCTAGAGACAAAACGTGCCAAAATGGGCCACGATTATGGTTTAGACGCCAATGGCAATCCAGCGCTCATCAGCAACAAGAATGGACGAACAAGTGGTGAAACCGCAGCTGCATCAGACTCATGA
- the LOC121806714 gene encoding bifunctional riboflavin biosynthesis protein RIBA 1, chloroplastic-like isoform X2 produces MASINFSCTSTSLSRSGSRLFNGLLRGNIQYVNGHGVEVLKQPNAKFDSFRVKASGKIRSALFSSENGNVPQSAASDVASNALISDLSGGVEIQSDSVALGALAADMAPTASGFPLESDEFDLDMPSEGFSSIPEAIKDIREGKMVVVVDDEDRENEGDLIMAASKVTPEAMAFFVKYGTGIVCVSMKEEDLERLQLPLMVNHKENEEKLCTAFTVSVDAKHGTTTGVSARDRAATILALASKDSKPEDFNRPGHIFPLKYREGGVLKRAGHTEAAVDLAMLAGSDPAGVLCEIVDDDGSMARLPRLMQFVQQENLKIISIADLIRYRRKRDRLVERASAARIPTMWGPFTAHCYRSVIDGIEHIAMVKGEIGDGQDILVRVHSECLTGDIFGSARCDCGNQLSLAMQQIEAAGRGVLVYLRGHEGRGIGLGHKLRAYNLQDAGRDTVEANEELGLPVDSREYGIGAQILRDLGVRTMKLMTNNPAKYIGLKGYGLAVAGRVPLVTPITKDNERYLETKRAKMGHDYGLDANGNPALISNKNGRTSGETAAASDS; encoded by the exons ATGGCTTCCATTAATTTTTCTTGCACATCGACTTCGCTTTCTCGCTCTGG TTCCAGACTGTTCAATGGTCTGCTACGAGGAAATATTCAGTATGTGAATGGTCATGGTGTAGAAGTCTTGAAACAGCCCAATGCCAAATTTGACAGTTTTAGAGTCAAGGCCAGTGGGAAAATTAGGTCAGCCCTGTTCTCATCAGAAAATGGTAATGTTCCACAATCGGCTGCCTCTGATGTTGCAAGTAACGCTCTCATCAGTGATTTATCTGGTGGAGTGGAGATACAATCTGATTCCGTAGCATTAGGAGCACTTGCAGCTGATATGGCTCCTACAGCTAGTGGATTTCCTCTTGAAAGTGATGAATTTGACTTGGACATGCCATCGGAAGGTTTCTCCAGTATTCCTGAAGCTATTAAAGACATCCGTGAAGGAAAG ATGGTTGTGGTCGTCGATGATGAAGACAGAGAGAACGAAGGAGATCTTATAATGGCTGCATCGAAAGTTACCCCTGAGGCTATGGCGTTCTTTGTGAAGTACGGAACTGGAATTGTTTGTGTGAGCATGAAGGAGGAAGACTTGGAGAGGCTGCAGCTTCCCTTGATGGTAAATCACAAGGAAAACGAGGAGAAGCTCTGTACTGCCTTCACTGTTTCAGTT GATGCGAAACATGGTACCACTACCGGTGTCTCAGCACGTGACCGTGCAGCCACAATACTGGCTCTTGCATCGAAAGATTCAAAGCCAGAGGATTTCAATCGCCCAGGACACATATTTCCACTGAAGTACAGGGAGGGAGGTGTCCTAAAGAGAGCAGGACACACAGAAGCAGCTGTTGACCTTGCTATGTTAGCAGGGTCTGACCCTGCTGGAGTTTTATGTGAGATTGTAGACGATGATGGCTCCATGGCTCGATTACCTAGGCTGATGCAATTTGTTCAGCAAGAGAACCTGAAAATCATATCTATTGCTGATCTGATAAG ATATAGGAGAAAGAGGGATAGGTTAGTGGAGCGTGCTTCCGCTGCTCGTATACCAACTATGTGGGGACCATTTACTGCCCATTGTTACAGGTCTGTAATAGATGGGATTGAACACATTGCAATGGTTAAG GGTGAAATTGGTGATGGTCAAGACATTCTTGTTAGAGTGCACTCAGAATGTCTTACTGGCGACATATTCGGTTCAGCCAGATGTGATTGTGGAAACCAGCTGTCACTTGCAATGCAACAGATTGAGGCAGCTGGGAGGGGTGTTCTAGTTTACCTCCGCGGTCATGAGGGGAGGGGAATTGGTTTAGGCCACAAACTCCGAGCTTACAATTTGCAAGATGCTGGGCGTGACACGGTCGAGGCAAATGAGGAGTTGGGTTTGCCTGTTGATTCAAGGGAATATGGAATTGGTGCACAG ATACTGAGAGATCTTGGGGTTAGAACTATGAAGCTGATGACGAACAATCCTGCAAAGTACATCGGGCTCAAGGGTTATGGTTTGGCTGTTGCAGGCAGGGTTCCCCTTGTGACCCCAATCACCAAGGATAACGAGAGATATCTAGAGACAAAACGTGCCAAAATGGGCCACGATTATGGTTTAGACGCCAATGGCAATCCAGCGCTCATCAGCAACAAGAATGGACGAACAAGTGGTGAAACCGCAGCTGCATCAGACTCATGA
- the LOC121809454 gene encoding dicarboxylate transporter 2.1, chloroplastic-like yields MESMALYSSSSTTTATSFSRFSLPRLRPSAHLRPLKSTPKLPFIHTPTHSPLFLPIHKTTPTRLPISSASASAAAAESTPASPPPLQGAKLVPLIISVAIGVVVRFFVPKPPEVTPQAWQLLSIFLSTIAGLVLSPLPVGAWAFIGLTTSILTKTLTFTSAFSAFTNEVIWLIVISFFFARGFVKTGLGDRIATYFVKWLGKSTLGLSYGLTLSEALIAPAMPSTTARAGGVFLPIIKSLSLSAGSNPGDPSKKKLGSYLVQSQFQSAGNSSGLFLTAAAQNLLCLKLAEELGVVISSPWVSWFKAASLPAFVSLLATPFILYKLYPPEIKDTPDAPAMAAKRLELMGPVTKNELVMIGTMLLAVSLWIFGDALGIASVVAAMLGLSILLLLGVLDWNDCLSEKSAWDTLAWFAVLVGMAGQLTSLGIVSWMSTCVAKALQSLSLSWPAAFGMLQAAYFCIHYLFASQTGHVGALYSAFLAMHLASGVPGVLAALALAYNTNLFGALTHYSSGQAAVYFGAGYVDLPDVFKYGFIMALINAVIWGVVGGFWWKFLGLY; encoded by the exons ATGGAGAGCATGGCCCTCTACTCTTCATCCTCCACCACAACCGCCACTTCCTTCTCCCGCTTCTCCCTCCCCCGCCTCCGCCCCTCCGCCCATCTCCGCCCCCTCAAATCTACCCCCAAACTCCCCTTCATCCACACTCCCACCCATTCCCCCCTTTTCCTCCCCATTCACAAAACCACTCCCACAAGACTCCCCATCTcttccgcctccgcctccgccgccgccgccgaatCGACACCCGCATCTCCTCCTCCTCTACAAGGCGCCAAACTCGTCCCCTTAATAATCTCAGTCGCAATCGGAGTCGTCGTCCGCTTCTTCGTCCCCAAACCCCCCGAAGTGACCCCTCAGGCATGGCAACTGCTCTCAATTTTCCTCTCCACCATCGCCGGCCTCGTCCTCAGCCCCCTCCCCGTCGGCGCCTGGGCCTTCATCGGCCTCACCACCTCAATTCTCACCAAAACGCTCACCTTCACCTCCGCCTTCTCCGCCTTCACTAACGAGGTCATCTGGCTCATTgtcatctccttcttcttcgccCGCGGCTTTGTCAAGACCGGATTGGGCGACCGGATTGCCACTTATTTCGTTAAATGGTTGGGGAAGAGTACTCTCGGATTGTCTTACGGCTTGACGCTGAGTGAGGCGCTGATTGCGCCGGCAATGCCTAGCACCACCGCCAGAGCCGGAGGCGTGTTCTTGCCCATCATTAAGTCGCTATCCTTGTCGGCAGGGAGTAATCCCGGAGACCCCTCCAAGAAGAAGCTTGGTTCATATTTAGTGCAATCTCAGTTTCAG TCTGCTGGTAACTCTAGTGGTCTTTTCCTAACTGCTGCAGCTCAAAATCTGCTGTGTCTCAAACTCGCTGAGGAGCTTGGGGTTGTAATTTCGAGTCCATGGGTTTCTTGGTTCAAGGCAGCAAGTTTGCCTGCATTTGTCTCTCTTTTGGCTACACCATTCATCTTGTATAAGCTTTATCCTCCTGAAATCAAGGATACACCTGACGCCCCTGCAATGGCTGCAAAGAGATTGGAGCTTATGGGACCTGTCACCAAAAATGAATTGGTCATGATCGGTACAATGCTTCTTGCAGTTTCTTTGTGGATATTCGG AGACGCACTTGGCATTGCAAGTGTTGTTGCTGCAATGCTTGGTCTTTCGATCCTCTTGTTACTGGGAGTGCTTGATTGGAATGACTGCTTAAGTGAGAAATCAGCATGGGACACTTTGGCATGGTTCGCAGTTCTGGTGGGCATGGCTGGCCAATTGACAAGTCTTGGCATCGTGAGCTGGATGTCTACTTGTGTAGCCAAAGCACTGCAGTCATTGTCGTTGAGTTGGCCTGCTGCTTTTGGCATGCTTCAAGCTGCATACTTCTGTATCCACTACCTATTTGCAAGTCAAACTGGCCATGTCGGAGCGCTGTACTCTGCATTTCTTGCCATGCATTTGGCATCCGGAGTTCCAGGCGTTCTAGCAGCACTGGCTCTAGCTTACAATACCAATCTATTTGGTGCTTTGACACATTATAGCAGTGGTCAAGCTGCTGTTTATTTCGGAG CCGGTTATGTGGATCTTCCGGATGTGTTCAAGTACGGGTTCATCATGGCCCTTATTAACGCGGTGATCTGGGGAGTCGTCGGGGGATTTTGGTGGAAGTTCTTGGGGCTCTATTGA
- the LOC121807395 gene encoding 40S ribosomal protein S16-like — protein sequence MAAPPAKESVQCFGRKKTAVAVTHCKRGRGLIKINGKPIELVEPEILRYKAFEPILLLGRHRFAGVDMRIRVKGGGHTSQIYAIRQSIAKALVAFYQKYVDEQSKKEIKDILGRYDRTLLVADPRRCEPKKFGGRGARARFQKSYR from the coding sequence ATGGCGGCACCCCCCGCAAAGGAATCAGTTCAGTGCTTTGGTCGCAAGAAAACCGCAGTGGCGGTGACTCACTGCAAGCGCGGCCGTGGTTTGATCAAAATCAATGGCAAACCGATCGAGCTGGTAGAGCCGGAGATCCTCCGATACAAGGCGTTCGAGCCGAtactcctcctcggccgccacCGCTTCGCCGGAGTGGACATGCGCATCCGCGTGAAAGGCGGAGGTCACACCTCGCAGATCTACGCCATCCGTCAGTCCATCGCCAAGGCGCTCGTTGCCTTCTACCAGAAGTACGTTGATGAGCAGTCGAAGAAGGAGATTAAGGACATCCTCGGTAGGTACGACAGGACGCTTCTCGTCGCCGATCCCAGGCGCTGCGAGCCAAAGAAATTCGGTGGTCGTGGTGCTCGTGCTAGGTTCCAGAAATCGTACCGTTAA